One stretch of Candida orthopsilosis Co 90-125, chromosome 3 draft sequence DNA includes these proteins:
- a CDS encoding Nog1 GTPase: MQLSWKDIPPVPTSNDMLDIILNRTQRKTPTVIRPGFKITRIRAFYMRKVKFTAEGFVEKFNDLLSGFPNINDVHPFHRDLMDTLYEKNHYKVSLAAVSKAKTLIEQVSRDYVRLLKFGQSLYQCKQLKRAALGRMATLTKKLKDPFIYLEQVRQHLGRLPSIDPNTRTLLICGYPNVGKSSFLRCITKADVEVQPYAFTTKSLYVGHFDYKYLRFQAIDTPGILDRPTEEMNNIEMQSIYAIAHLRSCVLYFMDLSEQCGFSIEAQVKLFHSIKPLFANKSVMVVMNKSDIIKVEDLDAEKQEMLDTLKSVPGVEIMHTSCYEEENVMQVRNHACEKLLTARIEQKLKGTARVNNVLNKIHVAQPQQRDDIERLPYIPEGAKEMLKYDPNDPNRRKLARDYEAENGGAGVFNINLKDKYILDDEEWKQDTMPELLDGKNVYDYLDPDIAAKLQALEEEEERLEQEGFYDSDDETNDANMDMTEEEIQDIKDKAQWIRNKQKTMIIEGRNRKSLKNKAIMPRDQIKKSFGDLEEHMYNIGHDTDKLRESIGKKRRANDESKASGVDILRQNQGIKARKLAKKKQAASQSDRLNDGVSDGAMRSQAERLAKIQRRERNRMARQGEGDRHSTAALPKHLFSGKRGIGSSDRR, from the coding sequence ATGCAGTTATCATGGAAAGATATACCGCCGGTGCCAACATCCAACGATATGTTGGATATAATATTGAACCGTACTCAAAGAAAAACCCCCACCGTCATTAGACCAGGGTTTAAAATCACTCGTATTCGTGCTTTTTACATGAGAAAAGTCAAATTCACGGCTGAAGGTtttgttgagaaatttAATGATTTATTAAGTGGATTTCCTAATATCAATGATGTTCATCCTTTCCATCGTGATTTAATGGATACATTGTATGAAAAAAATCATTATAAAGTCTCCTTAGCCGCTGTATCCAAAGCCAAGACTTTAATTGAACAAGTGAGTAGAGACTATGTACGTCTTTTGAAGTTTGGTCAATCATTGTATCAATGTAAACAGTTGAAAAGAGCTGCTTTGGGTCGTATGGCTACTTTAActaaaaaattgaaagatcCATTTATCTATTTGGAACAAGTTAGACAACATTTGGGCAGATTACCTAGCATTGATCCAAACACCCgtacattgttgatttgtgGATACCCAAATGTTGGTAAATCGTCATTTTTGAGATGTATCACCAAAGCAGATGTTGAAGTTCAGCCATATGCATTCACCACAAAGTCATTATATGTGGGTCATTTCGATTACAAATATCTTAGATTCCAAGCAATTGATACCCCAGGTATTTTGGATCGTCCAACTGAAGAGATGAACAATATTGAAATGCAAAGTATATACGCAATTGCCCATTTAAGATCATGTGTGTTGTACTTTATGGATTTGAGTGAACAGTGTGGTTTTTCAATCGAGGCTCAAGTCAAATTATTCCATTCGATTAAACCATTGTTTGCTAACAAATCAGTCATGGTTGTTATGAACAAGTCAGATATTatcaaagttgaagatttagATGCtgaaaaacaagaaatgtTGGACACTTTGAAATCTGTTCCTGGAGTTGAGATTATGCATACTTCATGTtacgaagaagaaaatgtcATGCAAGTACGTAACCACGCATGTGAAAAGCTATTGACTGCTAGAATTGAACAGAAGTTAAAGGGAACCGCTAGAGTCAACAAtgttttgaataaaattcATGTTGctcaaccacaacaaagagatgatattgaaaggTTGCCGTATATACCAGAAGGAGCTAAGGAAATGCTCAAATATGATCcaaatgatccaaataGGAGAAAATTGGCTAGAGATTATGAAGCTGAGAATGGTGGTGCAGGtgttttcaacatcaatttgaaagacAAGTATATTcttgacgatgaagaatGGAAACAAGACACCATGCCTGAATTATTGGATGGTAAAAACGTGTATGATTATTTGGATCCGGATATTGCTGCCAAATTGCAAgcattggaagaagaagaagaaagattAGAACAAGAAGGATTTTACGATTCTGACGATGAGACTAATGATGCTAATATGGATATGACGGAAGAGGAAATACAAGATATCAAAGATAAAGCCCAATGGATtagaaacaaacaaaagaccATGATCATCGAAGGTAGAAATAGAAAATCATTAAAGAATAAAGCTATAATGCCAAGagatcaaatcaagaagTCATTTGGCGACTTGGAAGAACACATGTACAACATCGGTCATGATACTGATAAATTACGTGAATCTATTGgtaaaaagagaagagCTAATGATGAGAGTAAAGCTTCAGGTGTTGACATCTTAAGACAGAACCAAGGCATCAAAGCAAGAAAATTGGCCAAGAAGAAGCAAGCAGCTTCACAATCGGACAGATTGAATGATGGTGTTAGTGATGGAGCAATGAGATCCCAAGCTGAAAGATTGGCCAAGATtcaaagaagagaaagaaataGAATGGCAAGACAAGGTGAAGGTGATAGACATTCAACTGCTGCTTTGCCTAAACATTTGTTTAGTGGTAAGAGAGGTATTGGATCTAGTGATCGTCGTTAG
- a CDS encoding Utp15 small subunit (SSU) processome component has protein sequence MSSARQGISQVRNPTLASQTTPEQRYWRSYISPQLIKENHSINHVEFNPTSPYDFAVASSTRIQIFSSKTRSIIKTFSRFKDVVYSCNFRYDGKLLCASDASGLVSIYDSYQPRNLLVSLNPSSHPTHVSKFHPTVGSNLITGSDDRILRVWDISQTSQGPILSFDDSHHGDYIRSVNFLPGDSNLIITGCYDGIVRLFDTRDPSGAVASFTQENPVEDVLAINPSTIVSAGGPHAKIWDLTRNSQIHQLNNFTKSTTCLYDTKEKGLLIGSLDGHVKVFDYNTTNWDVKFGWKFGSGGVLTCGVSPSNHKHFVAGLTSGLISIRTKTTEPKVKQGVKQETSNAYARMMKGRDYKGEEEYEIVNNTSGPQTKKLKQFEKYLNSFKWSEALDSAFAPGLPKEHTITILNELKTRGKMRIALYERDEISLLPMLQWFTKNIEDVRSFNLISDYIAVILEMYGSMIDRSVVLEESFSALLRKIEQEIGKCKEANEISGMLELLTV, from the coding sequence ATGTCGTCGGCAAGACAAGGTATATCACAGGTACGAAATCCAACACTAGCATCCCAAACTACACCTGAACAAAGGTATTGGAGAAGTTATATTAGCCCACAATTAATTAAAGAGAACCACTCGATAAACCATGTTGAATTCAATCCCACATCACCATATGATTTTGCCGTTGCATCTTCCACTAGAATACAgattttttcttcaaaaacaaGGCTGAtaatcaaaacattttcCAGGTTCAAAGATGTGGTTTATTCTTGTAATTTTCGATACGATGGGAAATTGCTCTGTGCATCAGATGCAAGTGGTCTTGTATCAATTTACGATAGTTATCAACCACGAAACTTACTAGTCAGTTTGAACCCATCACTGCATCCTACCCATGTCTCCAAGTTTCATCCAACTGTCGGGTCTAATTTAATAACCGGGTCTGATGATCGTATTTTACGAGTATGGGATATCTCACAAACGTCACAAGGTCCTATTCTTTCATTTGATGACCTGCATCATGGCGATTATATCAGAAGTGTGAACTTTCTTCCTGGGGATTCGAATTTGATTATTACTGGTTGTTATGATGGGATCGTACGATTGTTCGATACCAGGGATCCATCGGGAGCAGTTGCATCTTTCACTCAAGAAAACCCCGTAGAAGATGTACTTGCAATCAATCCTAGTACGATAGTCAGTGCTGGTGGCCCACATGCAAAGATTTGGGACTTGACAAGAAATTCTCaaatccatcaattgaataactttacaaaatcaaccacaTGCTTGTATGATACAAAGGAAAAGGGTTTATTAATTGGTTCATTGGATGGCCATGTCAAAGTATTTGACTAtaatacaacaaattggGATGTGAAATTCGGATGGAAGTTTGGCAGTGGTGGAGTCTTAACATGTGGGGTATCACCATCAAACCATAAGCATTTTGTTGCTGGATTAACATCAGGTTTGATTTCCATACGTACCAAAACCACGGAGCCAAAGGTGAAACAAGGTGTCAAACAAGAGACAAGTAATGCTTATGCACGTATGATGAAAGGTAGAGATTAcaaaggagaagaagaatatgaaattgtcaacaataCTAGTGGTCCTCAAACTAAGAAGTTAAAACAGTTTGAGAAATATTTGAACAGTTTCAAATGGAGTGAAGCTTTAGACAGTGCTTTTGCTCCGGGTTTACCAAAAGAACACACAATCaccattttgaatgaattgaaaacaagaGGTAAAATGAGAATTGCATTATATGAACGAGACGAAATTTCATTATTACCTATGCTACAATGGTTTACcaaaaatattgaagatgtaaGGTCATTCAATCTTATAAGTGATTACATTGCGGTAATTTTGGAGATGTACGGGTCAATGATTGATAGAAGTGTTGTATTGGAAGAAAGCTTTAGTGCCCTTTTACGAAAAATTGAACAGGAAATCGGAAAATGTAAAGAAGCTAATGAGATTAGTGGTATGTTAGAACTATTAACAGTATAG
- a CDS encoding Mba1 protein (S. cerevisiae homolog MBA1 has ribosome binding and has role in inner mitochondrial membrane organization, aerobic respiration, protein insertion into mitochondrial membrane from inner side), with protein MYPRKRIDLSLKMLGTRRAMGVAVFKTPLNRQCIAPILRSSPPAAHYSTKESTSSSKPQAKKKKTMNIANVPLSYIGVMSDLYIPPRILKYSPFSWPKLMLRRLLTFAFNTYNVIKYKREIAQPLQFNEWKDKAIENYVKTNKIFAQACNSFGSTTPSSRDVSKFINLKLNQCCGKHLLDVLNLRATNFQPEYKISWDLKSIDANPKISMFSVIPDQDGIGCYVQFIMKLKTTQHVTVTKRVDGELIQDVESQSTDYLVYSMNPFNGQILLVGKLFESDDKRGLKPELDAFDAHAMQKFVLKAADIYRDAPK; from the coding sequence ATGTACCCTAGAAAAAGGATTGATCTTTCACTCAAAATGCTAGGTACGAGAAGAGCAATGGGGGTTGCCGTTTTCAAGACACCCCTCAATAGACAATGCATAGCGCCTATACTCCGATCATCTCCACCAGCAGCCCACTACTCAACGAAAGAATCtacctcttcttcaaaaccacaagctaaaaagaaaaagaccATGAATATAGCAAATGTACCACTTTCATACATTGGTGTTATGTCTGACTTATATATCCCGCCGCGTATTCTCAAGTATTCGCCATTTTCATGGCCTAAATTGATGTTGCGTCGATTACTCACTTTTGCATTCAATACCTACAATgtcatcaaatacaaacGTGAAATTGCTCAACCTTTACAATTCAATGAATGGAAAGATAAAGCTATTGAAAACTACGttaaaacaaacaaaatttttgctCAAGCTTGTAACAGTTTTGGCTCAACTACACCATCTCTGCGTGatgtttccaaattcatcaatttaaaattaaatcaatGTTGTGGTAAACATTTACTTGATGTACTCAATTTACGTGCCACCAATTTCCAACCAGAGTATAAAATCAGTTgggatttgaaatcaattgatgcaaaCCCCAAGATCAGTATGTTTAGTGTGATCCCAGATCAAGATGGAATTGGATGTTATGTCCAGTTTataatgaagttgaaaactACACAGCATGTCACAGTTACTAAACGAGTTGATGGTGAGTTGATTCAAGATGTTGAAAGCCAAAGCACTGATTACCTTGTATACTCAATGAATCCATTCAATGGgcaaattttgttggtgggtaaattatttgaaagtgATGATAAACGAGGGTTGAAGCCTGAATTGGACGCTTTTGACGCTCATGCTATGCAaaagtttgttttgaaagcAGCTGATATTTATCGTGATGCACCAAAGTAA
- a CDS encoding Elp3 protein (S. cerevisiae homolog ELP3 has histone acetyltransferase activity and has role in regulation of transcription from RNA polymerase II promoter, tRNA wobble uridine modification), whose amino-acid sequence MPSQNKAKQVPEKERFIQCCADISLDLVASLKSSKDINLNGLITRYAKKHKLKSQPRLTDIISSIPDQHKKYLIPKLKAKPVRTASGIAVVAVMCKPHRCPHIAYTGNICVYCPGGPDSDFEYSTQSYTGYEPTSMRAIRARYDPYEQARGRVDQLRSLGHSIDKVEYIIMGGTFMSLPIDYRENFITQLHNALTGFNGKDIDEAIEFSQQSQTKCVGITIETRPDYCTETHLSDMLKYGCTRLEIGVQSVYEDVARDTNRGHTVKAVCETFAVAKDAGYKVVSHMMPDLPNVGMERDLEQFKEYFENPDFRTDGLKLYPTLVIRGTGLYELWKQGLYKSYNANALIDLVARILALVPPWTRIYRVQRDIPMPLVTSGVENGNLRELALARMKDFGTSCRDVRTREVGIQEVHHKVVPDQVELIRRDYYANGGWETFLSYEDPKQDILIGLLRLRKASKKYTYRKEFTKQQTSIVRELHVYGSVVPLHSRDPRKFQHQGFGTLLMEEAARIAKEEHGSSKISVISGVGVRNYYAKLGYELDGPYMSKML is encoded by the coding sequence ATGCCATCACAAAATAAAGCAAAACAAGTGCCCGAAAAGGAAAGGTTTATTCAATGTTGTGCCGATATTTCACTCGACTTGGTTGCATCCttaaaatcatcaaaagatATCAACTTGAATGGACTTATTACCCGATATGCCAAAAAACATAAACTCAAGAGTCAGCCACGATTAACTGATATTATATCCTCGATACCTGATCAACATAAAAAATACCTTATACCTAAATTGAAAGCTAAGCCCGTACGTACGGCTTCGGGGATTGCGGTTGTCGCTGTCATGTGTAAACCCCATAGATGTCCTCATATTGCTTATACTGGTAACATTTGTGTTTATTGTCCTGGAGGACCTGATTCAGATTTCGAATATTCAACCCAATCTTATACGGGTTATGAACCTACTTCAATGAGAGCCATTAGAGCAAGATACGATCCTTACGAGCAAGCTAGAGGTAGAGTTGATCAGTTGAGGCTGTTGGGTCATTCCATCGATAAAGTGGAGTATATTATTATGGGAGGTACTTTTATGTCGTTACCAATCGATTATCGTGAGAATTTCATTACCCAATTACACAATGCCCTTACTGGTTTCAATGGTAAAGACATTGATGAAGCCATTGAGTTTTCTCAACAATCACAAACCAAATGTGTAGGTATCACCATTGAAACAAGACCAGATTATTGTACCGAAACACATTTAAGCGATATGTTGAAATATGGATGTACGCGATTGGAGATTGGTGTACAAAGTGTTTATGAAGATGTTGCTAGAGATACTAATCGTGGTCATACTGTCAAAGCTGTTTGTGAAACATTCgcagttgcaaaagatgCAGGTTACAAAGTAGTTAGTCATATGATGCCTGATTTACCTAATGTAGGAATGGAACGAGATTTGGAGCAATTTAAAGAGTATTTTGAAAACCCTGATTTCAGAACTGATGGATTAAAGTTATACCCTACATTGGTCATTAGAGGTACAGGGCTATATGAGTTATGGAAACAGGGGTTGTACAAGTCTTACAATGCCAATGCATTGATTGACTTAGTTGCTAGGATATTAGCATTGGTTCCACCATGGACTCGTATCTACCGTGTGCAAAGAGATATCCCCATGCCCCTCGTCACATCGGGTGTTGAAAATGGTAACTTACGTGAATTGGCCTTGGCAAGAATGAAGGATTTCGGTACATCATGTCGTGATGTACGTACACGTGAAGTTGGTATTCAAGAGGTTCATCATAAAGTTGTTCCTGATCAAGTTGAACTAATTCGTCGTGATTACTATGCCAATGGCGGTTGGGAAACATTTTTAAGTTATGAAGATCCAAAACAAGATATCCTTATTGGATTGTTACGTTTAAGAAAAGCTAGCAAGAAGTACACTTATAGAAAGGAGTtcacaaaacaacaaacttcTATAGTTAGGGAGCTACATGTTTATGGATCAGTTGTTCCTTTGCATTCTAGAGATCCAAGgaaatttcaacatcaagGATTTGGTACATTATTGATGGAAGAAGCAGCAAGGATTGCTAAAGAAGAACATGGTTCACTGAAGATTAGTGTTATCTCCGGGGTTGGTGTAAGGAACTATTATGCTAAATTGGGGTATGAGTTAGACGGCCCGTACATGTCAAAGATGCTTTAG
- a CDS encoding Yng1 protein (S. cerevisiae homolog YNG1 has methylated binding, histone acetyltransferase activity, has role in histone and localizes to NuA3 histone acetyltransferase complex), which yields MDQEEVEIYASHQLQNSFLSTIDHLPCDVVRSLWLIQSCNIKIDKLKQELNNSLQKYQATESLPQEEIVRIYELKQSIRHLFNETIQEGKTLNNQMIIHKLHLEDEINQLQTIKEKQVIKVDVEESQEQLRKQLRQHYKDQPLVSQVEAVEQQKHSQKEQKRASAKSGIKLVLRIPKQDKVFKPKGKHVVKKSSTQLKSKPINATVAKKEKKRIRKEEILPQMDQAEEEEEEEEDNKRYCFCQQPSLGDMIACDNETSCPNGEWFHYKCVGLLNRVDALKYTTGKIPWYCSDGCRKVGEAEKARQQEMKKRKRRRKW from the coding sequence ATGGATCAAGAGGAAGTCGAAATATATGCGTCTCATCAGCTTCAAAATTCATTCTTGTCTACCATAGATCATCTTCCGTGCGATGTAGTACGGTCACTTTGGTTGATTCAATCATGCAATATTAAAATTGACAAACTCAAACAAGAGTTGAACAATCTGCTACAGAAATATCAAGCAACGGAGAGCTTACCGCAGGAGGAGATTGTTCGGATATATGAATTAAAGCAAAGTATACGACATTTATTTAATGAAACGATACAAGAAGGAAAAACACTAAATAATCAAATGATTATTCACAAGTTACATCTAGAAGATGAgatcaatcaattgcaaacaatcaaagaaaagCAGGTGATAAAAGTGGATGTTGAGGAGTCACAAGAGCAACTTCGTAAACAGTTGAGGCAACATTATAAAGACCAGCCCTTGGTCTCACAGGTTGAGGCAGTTGAGCAACAAAAACATTCCCAGAAGGAACAAAAAAGAGCATCAGCTAAATCCGGTATCAAGTTGGTATTGAGGATACCGAAACAGGATAAGGTTTTTAAGCCAAAGGGTAAGCATGTGGTGAAAAAGAGCAGTACTCAATTGAAGTCAAAGCCAATTAATGCGACTGTTgcaaagaaggagaagaaacGTATACGAAAAGAGGAGATTTTGCCACAGATGGACCAAGctgaagaggaagaggaagaggaagaggataATAAACGGTACTGTTTTTGTCAGCAGCCATCTCTTGGCGATATGATTGCATGTGATAATGAAACATCGTGTCCCAATGGAGAATGGTTCCATTATAAATGCGTTGGGTTGTTGAACCGTGTTGACGCTTTAAAGTATACAACTGGTAAAATACCGTGGTACTGCTCAGACGGTTGTAGAAAAGTGGGTGAAGCTGAGAAGGCAAGGCAGCAAGAGATGAAGAAACGCAAGAGAAGACGCAAGTGGTAA
- a CDS encoding Pbs2 MAPK kinase (MAPKK): protein MSDRPDKDETSQQFGKLSLNKEADASSLSVSSISTTSTASASTQSTAQPPVSSPPVAPSVHTPLNSDIQARLLAFQQKRSKPASEPMNVYKQHNATTPNVTTATPTQSSLAPPAPPPHATEFKSDSKIETLSHVEQEIATANTAQESSPIASSNLDPASGSTKSTIKPINVNPQHANVPNINLPASNRNTPAQIQTQSPSQNSIQSPTFKPQVNIQKKPSLSQRRGMKLNTSAFPFGSPPISSESPPSAAMSPTSLDATLNLNTATTKTPDREQPPKELASATANATNTNSTTAPSSTTSTPFASTMNSKLGTPNELSRRLSERKKKPNFKLNLDSPGSNIPSRSSSLGKSNSSGPSSDNSPQQQDKEPQLQGLFANYSKYIDIKSGQLNFAGKASLHSKGIDFSSGSSFHISLDEFEYLEELGRGNYGSVSKVLHKPTGVLMAMKEVRLELDETKFTQILMELDILHKCDSPYIVDFYGAFFVEGAVYMCIEYMDGGSLDKIFGNDVGVEDESELAYITESVIRGLKELKDEHNIIHRDVKPTNILVNSQGKVKLCDFGVSGNLVASMAKTNIGCQSYMAPERIKSLKPDEATYSVQSDVWSLGLTILELAVGHYPYPAETYDNIFSQLSAIVDGEPPKLNATKYSKEAQYFVKSCLNKNPDFRPSYGALLQHPWLVKYRDQPQHLDKTVQERMNQLKHGGVPASTLTTTTTTTPSSSSSPAAKAKPSAAAASIPQRANNAESVHSLLKRKVRAPALHRGGLPQVNNKNFLQNLNNQSNGGK, encoded by the coding sequence ATGAGCGACAGGCCAGACAAAGACGAGACACTGCAACAGTTTGGAAAGTTGAGTCTAAACAAGGAGGCTGATGCAAGTAGCCTATCAGTATCATCTATTTCAACAACGTCAACGGCATCAGCATCCACACAATCTACAGCTCAACCACCAGTGTCTTCTCCACCAGTAGCCCCATCAGTGCACACACCACTAAATAGTGACATACAAGCAAGATTATTGGCATTTCAGCAAAAGCGATCTAAGCCAGCTTCAGAACCCATGAATGTGTATAAGCAACACAATGCAACGACGCCCAACGTGACAACAGCGACACCCACACAGCTGTCACTCGCTCCACCAGCACCACCCCCGCATGCGACAGAGTTCAAAAGTGATTCGAAAATAGAGACTTTGTCCCATGTAGAACAAGAGATAGCAACAGCCAACACGGCCCAAGAGTCGTCACCCATAGCCTCCAGCAACCTCGACCCGGCATCTGGATCCACCAAGAGTACAATAAAACCGATAAATGTTAATCCTCAGCACGCAAATGTACCCAATATAAACCTACCCGCGTCTAATAGAAACACACCTGCACAAATACAAACACAGAGCCCCTCACAGAACTCTATTCAATCCCCAACCTTTAAACCACAGGTGaatattcaaaagaaaCCGTCGCTATCGCAAAGACGAGgaatgaagttgaacaCAAGTGCGTTCCCTTTTGGTAGTCCTCCTATATCATCGGAATCTCCACCTTCAGCTGCAATGTCACCTACTTCACTTGATGCGACACTTAATCTCAATACTGCTACAACCAAAACCCCAGACCGCGAGCAACCTCCCAAGGAACTCGCCTCTGCTACAGCCAATGCTACTAATACTAATTCCACTACTGCCCCCTCCTCAACCACTTCAACTCCATTTGCAAGCACTATGAATTCCAAACTAGGTACACCGAACGAGTTATCAAGACGATTATCTGAACGGAAAAAGAAACCTAATTTCAAGctcaatttggattcaCCAGGAAGCAATATCCCTTCAAGAAGTAGTAGTTTAGGTAAGTCCAATTCTTCCGGTCCATCAAGTGATAACAgtccacaacaacaagataaaGAGCCACAACTACAAGGTCTCTTTGCGAACTACTCGAAGtatattgatatcaaatcCGGACAATTAAACTTTGCTGGTAAGGCATCTTTACATTCCAAAGGTATTGACTTTTCCTCGGGTTCATCCTTTCACATTTCACtagatgaatttgaatatttggaaGAGTTGGGACGAGGTAATTATGGATCAGTTTCTAAAGTATTGCATAAACCTACTGGTGTTTTAATGGCAATGAAGGAAGTGAGACtagaattggatgaaacAAAGTTTACCCAAATCTTAATGGAATTGGATATTTTACACAAGTGTGATTCGCCatacattgttgatttctATGGTGCTTTTTTCGTTGAAGGTGCTGTTTATATGTGTATTGAATATATGGATGGTGGTTCACTTGACAAAATATTTGGTAACGATGTTGgagttgaagatgaaagtGAGTTGGCGTATATAACGGAGTCGGTTATTCGTGGTTTAAAAGAACTTAAAGATGAGCATAATATTATTCATCGTGATGTTAAACCAACTAACATATTAGTCAATTCTCAAGGAAAAGTTAAACTTTGTGATTTTGGTGTTTCCGGAAACTTGGTGGCATCAATGGCAAAGACAAATATTGGATGTCAATCATATATGGCACCAGAAAGAATCAAGAGCTTGAAACCAGATGAAGCTACGTACTCTGTTCAATCAGATGTATGGTCATTAGGGTTAACGATATTGGAATTGGCAGTTGGTCATTATCCATACCCAGCAGAAACATATGACAATATTTTTTCCCAATTGAGTGCGATTGTCGATGGTGAACCACCAAAGTTGAATGCAACAAAGTACTCGAAAGAGGCACAGTATTTTGTTAAATCATGCTTAAATAAAAATCCCGACTTCAGACCTTCATATGGTGCATTACTACAACATCCATGGCTAGTAAAATATAGAGACCAGCCTCAACACTTAGACAAGACGGTTCAAGAAAGaatgaaccaattgaaacatgGTGGAGTTCCTGCATCTACGTTaaccacaaccaccacaactaccccatcatcatcatcgtcacCTGCTGCCAAAGCCAAGCCTTCCGCAGCCGCTGCATCAATTCCACAAAGGGCAAATAATGCCGAATCAGTTCATTCATTACTCAAGAGGAAAGTCCGCGCTCCGGCTTTGCATAGAGGTGGTTTACCCCAAGTTAATAACAAGAattttttacaaaatttgaataatcaaAGCAATGGTGGCAAATAA